The genomic segment ACTTCTGTGGCCCCACCGTACCTATCGTCAACCCTGCGACCGGTAGCGTACGCCAGGTCGCTATCTTCGTCGCTGCCATGGGCGTGTCAGGTTATGCGTATATCGAAGCCTGCGAAGGCCAGGACATGGCATCGTGGCTCAACGCCAATAGCCGCTGCCTGCATTTCATGGGTGGAGTTCCGGAGCTGATGATACCTGATAATCTGCGCAGCGCTGTCAGCACCCCTGACCGCTATGAGCCGGTCATAAACCAGAGCTACCAGGCGCTGGCAAATCACTATGAGACAGTGGTGCTACCGGCGCGCCCGAGAAAACTGAAAGACAAGGCGAAGGCAGAATCAACTGTGCAGCTGGTAGAACGCTGGGTTTTGGCCCGGTTGCGTAAACGTAGGTTCTACTCGCTGGCCGAACTCAACCAGGTGATACGAGAACTCAATCATGAGTTGAATCTGCGCCCGATGCGTCATTATGGCGGACAAAGTCGCCTTGAACGCTTCGAGCAGCTGGACAAACCGGCTCTTGGGCCTCTACCGCCCACACAATGGGAATACAGTGAGTATTTCGTTGCCCGAGTGGGACCTGATTACCACATAGACTACGGCAAAAACTGGTACTCGGTGCCGCATCCGCTGGTTGGCGAGCGCGTTGACGTCATCGCCACCCAACGGCTGGTGCAAATCCACCATAAGGGCGTCTGCGTGGCTACGCACCCTCGCAGCGATAACGCCTATAGGCACACGACTCAGGCGGCGCACATGCCGGCTAACCATAAGGGGCAGAGTCAGTGGACGCCGAAAAGGCTGTGCAGTTGGGCGCTGTCGGTGGGTGTGTGCACACTGAAAGTGGTCGAGTCCATCCAAAAGAGCAAAGCCCATCCAGAGCAGGCTTACCGCTCCGTGCTGGGACTACTCAATCTGCAACGGCGCTATGAGACGACGCGACTGGAGAAGGCCTGCGCGCTGGCGTTGGAGAAAGGGTGCATTAACCGCTCTTTCATAGCCAACGTATTGAAACACGGTCGTGAAAGTGAGGTCACCCAGGACGGAGCCTGCGTATCAATGCTGATTCACTAAAACCTCCGAGGTCCGGACAGTTATCACTA from the Candidatus Sodalis pierantonius str. SOPE genome contains:
- the istA gene encoding IS21 family transposase, translated to MARKKKKARTEMCIYINVLRMKFEQRRSNRTIAAALGIGCTTVHDILGRFTVANLVWPLPAELSSVDLDRLLYPGKSGKVINTLPSWLDIDTELSRKGMTKQLLWMEYQSAVGGDALGYSQFCALFRDWKKKQRRSMRMEHKAGEKLFIDFCGPTVPIVNPATGSVRQVAIFVAAMGVSGYAYIEACEGQDMASWLNANSRCLHFMGGVPELMIPDNLRSAVSTPDRYEPVINQSYQALANHYETVVLPARPRKLKDKAKAESTVQLVERWVLARLRKRRFYSLAELNQVIRELNHELNLRPMRHYGGQSRLERFEQLDKPALGPLPPTQWEYSEYFVARVGPDYHIDYGKNWYSVPHPLVGERVDVIATQRLVQIHHKGVCVATHPRSDNAYRHTTQAAHMPANHKGQSQWTPKRLCSWALSVGVCTLKVVESIQKSKAHPEQAYRSVLGLLNLQRRYETTRLEKACALALEKGCINRSFIANVLKHGRESEVTQDGACVSMLIH